The Paenibacillus yonginensis genome segment GACGGGGACGGCGGAATTCTTCAGGAACGGAATATCGTGGACCGAATGTACGAAATGGTTGGAGAAGCCAGGCAGTATATCGTCCTGGACATGTTCCTTTTTAATGATTATGTACATAAAGGCGCTGTTTTTCCGGATGTGAGCGGGGAATTGGCGCGTAAGCTTATTGACCAGAAAAAGAAATATCCCATGCTTCAGGCGCTTGTCATAACCGATGAAATCAACACCAACTACGGTTCTGCGCCGAATAAGTTATTTGAACAGCTCAAGCAGGCCGGCATCCGCGTCGCCATTACGGACTTGAACCCGCTTCGCGACCCGACACCCGCTTATTCAGCCGTGTGGCGGACCTTCCTCCAGTGGTTCGGTCAGAGCGGCAGCGGGTGGATTCCGAACCTGATGGCCTCGGACGGTCCCGACATTACCTTGCGTTCTTATTTGAAGCTGCTGAACGTGAAAGCCAATCACCGGAAAGTGCTCGTCACGGAGAACAGCGCGCTGATCTCCTCCGGGAACGTCCATAACGCCAGCGCTTATCATTCGAATATTGCTTTCGAGGTGAAGTCGGAGCCCCTGGCCGCAGACATTCTGCAGACCGAGCAGGATGTGCTGCGCTTCTCGGGCGGGGGAAGGCTTCCCGGGCTGGGCGACGAAAGCTCCGCCACTCCACCGGCATCCGCGTCGGCATCCGCGTTGGCATCCGTACCCTCATCCCTATCGGCACCGGCTCCAAGCATGCCGCCAACGCCGCAAGCAGCCGCTCCGGCGAACGGAGACGAAGTACACATCCGGTACGTGACCGAAGGAAAAATTAACAGCCGCGTCCTGGAGACAATCGGCCAGCTCAAGCAAGGCGATACGCTGTGGATGGGCATGTTCTATCTGGGCGATCCCAAAGTGATCAAAGCCGTGCTGAACGCCTCCAAGCGGGGAGCGGCGGTCAAGCTGCTGCTTGACCCCAATGAAAATGCCTTCGGCCGCGACAAGGCGGGCATACCGAACCGTCCGGCCGCGGAGAAGCTGTTCCAGCGTTCAGGAGGACGGATCGAAATCCGCTGGTACAACACTACCCGGGAGCAATATCACACCAAGCTGGTCTATGCCGCCAAAGCTTCGGGTGAAAGCCTCCTGATCGGAGGATCGGCTAACCTGACGCCGCGCAATCTCAGGGACTATAACCTGGAGAATGCACTCAGGATCAAAGCTCCGCGAAGCAGCGAGGTCGTGAGCGAAGTCGGCCGGTATTTCCACCGGCTTTGGAGCAATGAAGGGGCCTCCTACTCGCTTGATTACGAGGCCTACCGGCAGAAAAGCGTGTGGTTTAAGGAGATCGTTTTTAACCTGCAGAACTGGCTTGGCTTCACGACTTATTGAGGTGTTACAGCCGAATCCGTCGCCTTTGGGAGCGGATATAAGGAAAGACCCTCCGGCCTGCGGCCGGAGGGTCTTCCTGTTTGACAAGCTGGAAGGTTTATTGAAATTAGAGGAGCGGAGACATCAGGCGGGCAGCCGATTCCATGAACCGTACCACGATCTTTTTCCGCATAAAGGCATTTAGTTCGATCAGGTGGGTGGATAACAAATCGCGTTCGAAATCGGCAACCATCTTGTCCACGCTTTCCGTGCCGACAAGCAGCGCATTGACCTCAAAATTCAAATGAAAGCTGCGCATGTCCATGTTGGCGGTGCCGACCGTCGCTACCTTGCCGTCTGCGATCAGCAGCTTGGAGTGCAGGAACCCCTTCTCATATTCGTAAATCTTGACCCCTGCTTCAAGCAGGGACGGGAAATAGGAGTGGGAAGCCAGGAAAGGCAGCCATTTGTCCGGTTTGGCCGGGAACAGGATGCGCACGTCTAGCCCGGCAAGGGCCGCTACCTGCAGTGCGGTCAGGATGTCGTCGTCCGGGATGAAATAAGGCGTCGCCAGCCAAACCGATTTCTCGGCGGATACGATCATGCTGAAGATGATATTTTTGAGCGAGTCGTTCTCGTTATCCGGACCGTTGGGAATAATCTGTACAGCTCCCGTACAGTTGCGTTCAAGCTCGGGCGATAAATACTCCAGCCCCATGAGGGTTTGACCGGTGACGTATTTCCAGTCCTGGAGAAAAATAATTTGCAGCGTCCGCACGGCTTCGCCTTTGACGAGCATATGCGTATCGCGCCAGAAGCCGTAAGTCTTGCTGCGGCTCAAATATTCGTCGCCGACGTTCAGGCCTCCCATGAAGGCCGTCTTGCCGTCAATAACTACAATCTTGCGGTGATTGCGGTAATTCACGCGGCTGGACAAAGCCAGAAAGCGGACAGCACCAAAAATACCGATTTCAATACCGGCATCTCTCATTTCCTTCAGAAAGGATTTGGGCAGGCCGATGCTCCCCACCGCGTCATACATAAAGCGGACCTCGACGCCTTCCTTCGCTTTCTCGATCAACGTCTGCTGGATTTCCCGGCCGATCGCATCCGCGCGGTAAATATAATATTCCATATGGATATGGTGAGTCGCCTTCTTCAGCTCCAGGAGCAGCGAAGAGAAGGTTTCTTCACCGTTCGTCAGCACCCAGGTGCGGCTGGCCAGAGAAACGGGAGTACGGGCCATTTTCTGCGAGAGGCGCAGCAGCTTCTGCTGATCATGGGAGAAACGGGTATCCTCGCCTTTGATGATCAGGCCATTATGGTCGATCCGCTCATATGCCTCTTGATCCTCCAAAGCCTTCTTGTCGTATTTCTTTCTTCGGAAATAGTTTTGTCCGATGAGGAAATACAGGACCAGGCCTACGACAGGCAGCAGGGCCAGGACCAGAATCCAGGCCAGCGTACTGGACGGGTTGCGGTTCTCCATAAAGATGGCAAGTCCGATCGTAATTACCGTCAGCGTTTGGAAGATACTCAGCAGCGTACCGCCGAACTTCCCGAAGAAATTAAAGCCGAACAGATAGAAAATAATCAATATGACCGTTATGAAAAATATCTGTATCCCTTTTCTCATATCATTCCCCTTGATCTGTCTATATCGCAAAAATTTTGCTGAAGATATGCCTTAGTCTATATTACACGAACAAACAAATTCTTCCTAACAAAATTCATCATGAAATGTCAGGTTTTTTCAGGTCCGGTTGACAAAACGTTCGGTCCGTGAAAGAATATACCTAACGAACGTTAGGTAGGTGAGCGGATCATCATGAGCAGTGGAAAAACAAAGTTGCTGGACGCCTCCAGGGATTGTTTCGCCGCCCAAGGCTTCGACGGAGCTTCTCTGCGCGACATCGCCGAGCTGTGCGGCATTAAGAAACCTTCGATCTACGCCCATTTCCGGGGCAAGGAGGATTTGTTCCTGCAGGTGCTGGAACGTTCCGCCAGACAGGCGCGGCGCAGCATGAGCCGATATTACGCTGTCCATCGTAGACAGCCCCTGGAGCGGCGGCTGAAAGGACTGCTCTCCCTGCTTCTGGAGCAATACCGGAATAACCAGGATCTCAAATTTCTGCTTCGGACCTGTTATTTCCCTCCGCATTCCCTGCATGCCGAGGTGCTGGCTGTTGCGTACCCGTTTCTGGATGAAATGGAACAGCGGCTGACCCGGGTCTTTCAGTCCGAGGCTGACAGCGCTCCTGCAGAGTCCGACCTTAAGACCATTGATCCGGTCCAAGCCGCCGCTGCCTATATGACCATGGCGGACGGCGTGCTTGTTGATATGCTCTACGATTACCCCGAGCGCTCCGAGCGGAGACTGGAACTGGCCTGGCCGGTGTACTGGCGGGGAATCCGCGGATAAGCCGCTGCAGGGCGGCCACCTCGAAGACCCGTATGAGGACCGTTCCGGATTTCAAGAATTCATCATGAACCACAAAGGGGCTTTGGATAAAATGAACCGAAACTGGCTGTACGTTCTCATCGGCGGCTTGATTGAAGTCGTCTGGGTGTCCGGCCTGAAACATGCATCCAGCTGGTGGGCATGGCTTGGCACCGTGCTGGCGATTGCCGCAAGCTTCTATTTGATCATAGAAGCCTCTAAACGGCTGCCCGTCGGGACGGTTTATGCCGTCTTCACCGGACTGGGTACGGCCGGCACCGTGCTGGCTGAAATGGTGTTCTTTCATGAACCCTTCTCGCCGGTTAAAATGCTGCTGATCGCCCTGCTGCTCTGCGGCGTACTGGGGCTGAAGCTGATTACCGATAAGCAGAAGGAGGCTGAGCACTGATGGCTTGGGTATTTCTGGTGTTAGCCGGCTGCTGCGAGGTGCTGGGGGTCATCGCCATGAACCGGATTGTCCGGAGGAAAACCCCCTCCGCCTATCTGTTGATCCTCGCCTCCTTCGCCGGCAGCTTCTCGCTGCTGAGCTCGGCTATGGGTTCGCTGCCGATGGGTACCGCTTATGCGGTCTGGACTGGTATAGGGACGGTAGGCAGCGCACTGGTAGGCATGTTCCTGTACGGCGAATCCCGCAGCTGGACGCGTATGCTGTGCATCGCTGTCATTCTGGCTTCGGCCATAGGATTAAAGCTCATTACATGAAATTTGTAATGGGCTTTTTTTTATACTATAATCGATTTTGACTACATAGTCACCAATAGAACCCGAAAGTCAGAAAGGAGTGCTCTTGCGTTTTGTCGGATCGGTCGGCAGATAAGAAACAACTTATTTTACAGATGGCGCTCAAGCTGTTCTCCACTCAAGGTGCCCGCACCACCTCCATGCAGGACATTGCTGATGCCTGCGGAATCTCGAAAGGCAGCCTGTATCTCCATTTCAAATCGAAAGAAGAGCTGGAGACGGCTATATCGCATTACTGTCTGAAGAAGCTGGAGGACCTGCTGCTGCTGGTGGAGCATGAAGCGGGGTTAAGTCCGCGGGAACGGCTTTACAAGCAAATCCTCGTTCTGCTTCAGCAGGTGGTTGAGCTGCGGGAATATTTGAAAATGCAGTTTATGGACCATTCTCGAAACGGCAAGCTGCCTCTCGAGCACGATCATATCCGCCGCAACAACTTGAGACTACTGCTTCTATTGCAAAAAAAGCTGCTGGATATCTACGGGCCGGCTGTCTCACCTTATATCGGAGATATGCTGCTGATGATGCACGGCATGATCAGCTCCTGCATCCAGTTGATGCTCTTATATTCTTCATTGCCGTTCTCTCTGGAAAGGATGGCCGGACATCTGATGGAGCTGTTCGACCATACCGCCAACCTATATATGAAAGGTGGGGCGGCGCCCCTCATCCCTCCCCAAACGATGGAGGAATGGATCCAAAGAGAGAAGGACGGGCTGCCCGAAGCCCCGCGCCATCCGCTTCTGATCATTCAGCAGCTTCGTCAGGAGCTGACGGACGACAACTTGTCTGAAACCCGGGAGCAGGAAGCTGCGTATGAAACCTTATCCATACTGGAAGAGGAATTTCTAAGAGCGGAGCCCCGCAGGGCTGTTTTGACCGGCATGCTGCATAACCTCGCCTTTTTAGAAGAACATGACCAAGCCGGCGATACCTACCGGGAGCTGAAGCTGCTTATCCAGGCTTCCCTCGGAGCTTATGCTGCGGTCCTGCCTAAGGAATAACCGCCCAAACAAGAGAAAGTTATAAGGAGTGAAGAAACCTGCTATGAAAGGCATCATTAATTTCTCGCTGAGAAACAAATTCGCCATCTGGTTCCTGACGATCATCGTTGTATTCGGCGGATTGTACAGCGGCCTAACCATGAAACAGGAGACGATTCCCAATATCAACATCCCGTTTCTGACCGTTACCACCGTTTATCCTGGAGCCGCGCCGGAAGGCGTGCAAAAGGAAGTCACCGTTCCACTGGAACAGAAGCTTCATAATCTAGACGGCGTAAAGACGATTACGTCAACCTCCATGGAGAACGCCTCTTCCATTCAGGTCGAATTTGATTATGGCGCCAATCTGGACAACGCCTCTGCCGCCCTGCGCGAGTCCTTGAACAGCGTAACGCTGCCTGACGACGCCCAGAAGCCGCAAATTTCCAGATTCAGCCTGAGCTCTCTTCCCGTTATCTCCTTAAGCCTTGCTTCAAACGGCGCCAACGATCTCGAACAGCTGACTCATCTGGCCGAAGCCGATATTCAGCCGATGCTCGAAGATCTGGACGGCGTTGCTTCCGTGCAAATCGCCGGACAATACACCAAGAACGTCGAGCTTACTTACGACAAAGCCAAAATGGCTGAGCTGGGTTTGACGGAGGACACCGTCAAGCAGATTATTCAGGCCTCTGCCGTCCATGCGCCTCTTGGACTGTTTGAACTGGACAAATCCCAGACAGCGGTTGTTGTCGATGGCAACATCACCACGTTGGATGATTTGAAGAAGCTTGAAATTCCGCTGGTTCCTTCCGCAGCCGGGGGTCAAGGCGGTGCTGCTGCAGGTCAAGGCGCTGCTGCAGGAGCAGCTGGAGCAGGGGCTGCCAATGGGGCTTCCGGCTCCGGCCAGGCTGGTTCGGCAGCAGGATTGCCAACCGTCCGTCTGGACCAGATCGCCAAAATCGAGGTAACCGGCCAAGCCGAATCCATCTCCCGCACCAACGGCAGAGAATCGCTTGGCATCCAAATCGTTAAATCCAATGACGCCAACACCGTTGACGTGGTCAACGAAGTGAAAGATACGGTCAAACAATTGAAGAAGGATTATCCGGATCTTGACTTGACTATACTGCTGGACCAAGGCAAGCCGATTGAAGACTCCGTCAACACGATGCTGTTCAAAGCCTTGTTCGGCGCGTTGTTCGCGGTGCTGATCATTCTGATCTTCCTGCGCAACCTCCGTTCCACGATTATTGCCATTATCTCCATTCCTTTGTCGCTGCTGATCGCCATCTTGGCGCTGCGCCAAATGGATATTACGCTGAATATGATGTCGCTGGGCGCCATGACAGTCGCCATCGGCCGGGTTGTCGACGACTCGATTGTCGTTATCGAGAATATCTACCGGCGTTTGTCCCTGAAGGGCGAACAGCTTAAGGGCCGCCGTCTGATTCTCGAATCGACCCGCGAAATGTTTGTTCCGATCTTCTCGTCAACCGTCGTAACTATTGCGGTGTTCCTGCCGCTCGCTTTCGTCAGCGGCATGGTTGGCGAACTGTTTACGCCTTTTGCCCTGACGATGGTATTTGCCCTGCTGGCTTCCCTGCTCGTGGCGATTACGCTTGTGCCGGCGCTGGCTCATACCCTGTTCCGCAAAGGCTTGAAGAAAACCCATGATCATGAAGAGAAACCAGGTGCGCTGGCTAACGGCTACAAGCGGATTCTGAACTGGACCTTGTCCCACAAGCTGGTTACTTTCGGCCTTGCCGTTATTCTGCTGATCGGCAGCTTGTTCCTTACGCCGTTCATCGGCAGCAGCTTCCTGCCGGACCAGGAGGATAAATCCGTGATGGTGACCTTCTCGCCCGAGCCTGGACTTACCCTGGACGAAGTGAAAGAGCATGCGCTGGAAGCCGAGAAGATTTTCCTCGATCAGCCTGATGTAGAAAGCATGCAGTATTCCGTCGGAGGCAGCAACCCGCTTAGCCCGGGGCCTTCCAAGTCGGGATTGTTCTTCGCCAACTATAAGAGCGACACGAAGAACTTCAGCAAAGTGAAAGAAGACCTGATTGCCGAATTAACCAAAAAAGTTCCTTACGGAACCTGGTCCGAGCTCAGCGCGGGCGGCGGCGGTCTTGGTGGCAGCCAGCTGACCGTTCAGGTGTTCGGAGACAACATCGAACAGATCAAACCTTTTGCAGATCAAGTGCTCAAGCTTGTTCAGGACGATACCGCTAATTTCGCTAAAGCGGAATCCAGCTTGTCCGACGCTTACGACCAATACACGCTGAAAGCCGATCAAGCTAAACTGAGCTCGCTTGGACTTACAGCCGGTCAGCTCGCCATGACGCTGGCTCCGGTTACAACCGAACCTGTGCTGACCAGCGTAGATATCGACGGCAAACAATATGAGGTTCATATCAAAACTGACAATAAAACCTACAACAGCATTACCGATATCGAAAATCAAACCATCGCATCGCCGCTTGGCATGCAGGTTCCGATTAAAGATGTTGCCCAGGTTGTCAAAGGAACGTCTCCGGACGCCATCTCCAGCATCGACGGCAAAACGGTCGTTGAAATTACGGCCAACATTCTGGCCAGCGATGTCAGCGGCGTTTCGAAGGACCTGGAGTCCAAGATCAACGGCTTAACCAAACCGGATGGCATCTCCGTCAAATTCGGCGGCGTTACCGAGCAAATTAACGATACCTTCACCCAGCTCGGTCTGGCGATGGCCGCAGCGGTTGCGATCGTGTATTTTGTTCTCGTCGTAACCTTCCACGGCGCGCTTGCACCGTTTGCGATTCTGTTCTCGCTGCCATTCACCGTGATCGGAGCGCTGCTAGCGCTGCTGATTTCCGGCGATACCCTGAACGTTTCGTCCCTGATGGGGGCACTCATGCTGATCGGTATCGTCGTTACGAATGCTATCGTGCTGATCGACCGCGTCATTCACAAAGAGCGTGATGGCCTATCGACCCGGGAAGCCCTGCTCGAAGCCGGCGCTACCCGTCTTCGTCCGATCCTGATGACGGCGATTGCGACCATCGGCGCATTGCTGCCGCTCGTCTTCGGCTGGGAGAACAGCGCGGGCGTCATCTCCAAAGGACTTGGCGTGACCGTTATCGGCGGTCTCATCAGTTCCACCCTGCTGACGCTGGTCATCGTACCGGTCGTATACGAATTCCTGGCCAAGTTCCGCCGCCGCAGCCTGGCTGATCAGGAGGATTAATTTCCATCCTCTTGCAGTCTAAGGAAGCCTTTGGCGGTATAAATGGCCAATCAAATAAAGGGAAGCCCGAAGTCAAACGCTTTGGGCTTCCCTTTCGCTATTTTCCTCATCCCATCCCCGTCCGAATCCGGATTTCTATTGGGGCCGCGAGCGGTGCCCCAGCTCGGCAGCCAGCCGGAGCGCCTCCGCGTAGTCTTCGGGACGGTTCATATTAAACAAGGCCAAACCCGCTTCAAATCCCCTGCTGTCCGGCCATTCACCGACCTCAATCGGCTTCACATTCAGTTTGTCGGTCCAATCCCGGACCCGGCGCTCGCCCTGCTGAAGGCAGTAATCCAGCTGGGCAAACGTCCGTTTGCGATAGGCGGCAACCAAAGGCTGGCCTCGTC includes the following:
- a CDS encoding TetR/AcrR family transcriptional regulator — encoded protein: MSDRSADKKQLILQMALKLFSTQGARTTSMQDIADACGISKGSLYLHFKSKEELETAISHYCLKKLEDLLLLVEHEAGLSPRERLYKQILVLLQQVVELREYLKMQFMDHSRNGKLPLEHDHIRRNNLRLLLLLQKKLLDIYGPAVSPYIGDMLLMMHGMISSCIQLMLLYSSLPFSLERMAGHLMELFDHTANLYMKGGAAPLIPPQTMEEWIQREKDGLPEAPRHPLLIIQQLRQELTDDNLSETREQEAAYETLSILEEEFLRAEPRRAVLTGMLHNLAFLEEHDQAGDTYRELKLLIQASLGAYAAVLPKE
- a CDS encoding TetR/AcrR family transcriptional regulator: MSSGKTKLLDASRDCFAAQGFDGASLRDIAELCGIKKPSIYAHFRGKEDLFLQVLERSARQARRSMSRYYAVHRRQPLERRLKGLLSLLLEQYRNNQDLKFLLRTCYFPPHSLHAEVLAVAYPFLDEMEQRLTRVFQSEADSAPAESDLKTIDPVQAAAAYMTMADGVLVDMLYDYPERSERRLELAWPVYWRGIRG
- a CDS encoding efflux RND transporter permease subunit translates to MKGIINFSLRNKFAIWFLTIIVVFGGLYSGLTMKQETIPNINIPFLTVTTVYPGAAPEGVQKEVTVPLEQKLHNLDGVKTITSTSMENASSIQVEFDYGANLDNASAALRESLNSVTLPDDAQKPQISRFSLSSLPVISLSLASNGANDLEQLTHLAEADIQPMLEDLDGVASVQIAGQYTKNVELTYDKAKMAELGLTEDTVKQIIQASAVHAPLGLFELDKSQTAVVVDGNITTLDDLKKLEIPLVPSAAGGQGGAAAGQGAAAGAAGAGAANGASGSGQAGSAAGLPTVRLDQIAKIEVTGQAESISRTNGRESLGIQIVKSNDANTVDVVNEVKDTVKQLKKDYPDLDLTILLDQGKPIEDSVNTMLFKALFGALFAVLIILIFLRNLRSTIIAIISIPLSLLIAILALRQMDITLNMMSLGAMTVAIGRVVDDSIVVIENIYRRLSLKGEQLKGRRLILESTREMFVPIFSSTVVTIAVFLPLAFVSGMVGELFTPFALTMVFALLASLLVAITLVPALAHTLFRKGLKKTHDHEEKPGALANGYKRILNWTLSHKLVTFGLAVILLIGSLFLTPFIGSSFLPDQEDKSVMVTFSPEPGLTLDEVKEHALEAEKIFLDQPDVESMQYSVGGSNPLSPGPSKSGLFFANYKSDTKNFSKVKEDLIAELTKKVPYGTWSELSAGGGGLGGSQLTVQVFGDNIEQIKPFADQVLKLVQDDTANFAKAESSLSDAYDQYTLKADQAKLSSLGLTAGQLAMTLAPVTTEPVLTSVDIDGKQYEVHIKTDNKTYNSITDIENQTIASPLGMQVPIKDVAQVVKGTSPDAISSIDGKTVVEITANILASDVSGVSKDLESKINGLTKPDGISVKFGGVTEQINDTFTQLGLAMAAAVAIVYFVLVVTFHGALAPFAILFSLPFTVIGALLALLISGDTLNVSSLMGALMLIGIVVTNAIVLIDRVIHKERDGLSTREALLEAGATRLRPILMTAIATIGALLPLVFGWENSAGVISKGLGVTVIGGLISSTLLTLVIVPVVYEFLAKFRRRSLADQED
- a CDS encoding DMT family transporter, with product MAWVFLVLAGCCEVLGVIAMNRIVRRKTPSAYLLILASFAGSFSLLSSAMGSLPMGTAYAVWTGIGTVGSALVGMFLYGESRSWTRMLCIAVILASAIGLKLIT
- a CDS encoding DMT family transporter is translated as MNRNWLYVLIGGLIEVVWVSGLKHASSWWAWLGTVLAIAASFYLIIEASKRLPVGTVYAVFTGLGTAGTVLAEMVFFHEPFSPVKMLLIALLLCGVLGLKLITDKQKEAEH
- a CDS encoding phospholipase D family protein, translating into MNSRKEPKPGAHRPGRPLETAAHRRRRLTALSLAGLAVLLVLWVAGVMIYQTHKPLAHGVSYESPEYTVSGVRFLYDLTYPDGDGGILQERNIVDRMYEMVGEARQYIVLDMFLFNDYVHKGAVFPDVSGELARKLIDQKKKYPMLQALVITDEINTNYGSAPNKLFEQLKQAGIRVAITDLNPLRDPTPAYSAVWRTFLQWFGQSGSGWIPNLMASDGPDITLRSYLKLLNVKANHRKVLVTENSALISSGNVHNASAYHSNIAFEVKSEPLAADILQTEQDVLRFSGGGRLPGLGDESSATPPASASASALASVPSSLSAPAPSMPPTPQAAAPANGDEVHIRYVTEGKINSRVLETIGQLKQGDTLWMGMFYLGDPKVIKAVLNASKRGAAVKLLLDPNENAFGRDKAGIPNRPAAEKLFQRSGGRIEIRWYNTTREQYHTKLVYAAKASGESLLIGGSANLTPRNLRDYNLENALRIKAPRSSEVVSEVGRYFHRLWSNEGASYSLDYEAYRQKSVWFKEIVFNLQNWLGFTTY
- the cls gene encoding cardiolipin synthase, which gives rise to MRKGIQIFFITVILIIFYLFGFNFFGKFGGTLLSIFQTLTVITIGLAIFMENRNPSSTLAWILVLALLPVVGLVLYFLIGQNYFRRKKYDKKALEDQEAYERIDHNGLIIKGEDTRFSHDQQKLLRLSQKMARTPVSLASRTWVLTNGEETFSSLLLELKKATHHIHMEYYIYRADAIGREIQQTLIEKAKEGVEVRFMYDAVGSIGLPKSFLKEMRDAGIEIGIFGAVRFLALSSRVNYRNHRKIVVIDGKTAFMGGLNVGDEYLSRSKTYGFWRDTHMLVKGEAVRTLQIIFLQDWKYVTGQTLMGLEYLSPELERNCTGAVQIIPNGPDNENDSLKNIIFSMIVSAEKSVWLATPYFIPDDDILTALQVAALAGLDVRILFPAKPDKWLPFLASHSYFPSLLEAGVKIYEYEKGFLHSKLLIADGKVATVGTANMDMRSFHLNFEVNALLVGTESVDKMVADFERDLLSTHLIELNAFMRKKIVVRFMESAARLMSPLL